In the Natronolimnobius baerhuensis genome, one interval contains:
- a CDS encoding helix-turn-helix domain-containing protein, with protein sequence MAIEASFTAEEGEFPLAEVFSKFPASRIELERVIPTNDALVPYFWLQDVDAAAIDLEGVDHPGINDLQIIDALETEVFVRIDWDFDYESVLTAIFETDIALVSAVGTHEKWTFDVRATEQAAVSEFQSYCRECGIPIELVQLHALSPLHSGSEYDLTDAQREALVLAYSHGYYDSPRTASQDDIAAELEITRQAVASRLQRGTRNLIASTLIGATD encoded by the coding sequence ATGGCCATCGAAGCCTCGTTCACCGCCGAGGAAGGAGAGTTTCCGCTCGCAGAGGTCTTCTCGAAGTTTCCCGCTTCCCGTATCGAACTCGAGCGGGTCATCCCGACAAACGACGCGTTGGTTCCGTACTTCTGGTTGCAAGACGTCGATGCAGCAGCGATTGATCTCGAGGGTGTTGACCATCCGGGTATCAACGACCTCCAGATTATCGACGCCCTCGAGACGGAGGTGTTCGTTCGGATCGACTGGGATTTCGACTACGAAAGCGTGCTGACGGCCATTTTCGAGACAGATATCGCGCTGGTATCGGCAGTTGGCACGCACGAGAAGTGGACGTTCGACGTCCGAGCGACGGAGCAGGCGGCCGTCTCGGAGTTTCAGTCGTACTGTCGTGAGTGTGGGATCCCCATCGAACTCGTCCAGTTGCACGCACTTTCGCCGTTGCATTCGGGCAGTGAGTACGACTTGACGGATGCCCAGCGCGAGGCGTTAGTGCTTGCGTACTCGCATGGGTACTACGATTCACCGCGGACTGCATCACAGGACGATATCGCCGCTGAACTCGAGATTACGCGACAGGCAGTTGCATCCAGATTGCAACGCGGAACGCGGAACTTGATTGCAAGTACACTCATTGGCGCGACGGACTGA
- a CDS encoding metal ABC transporter permease: MSGDERASGARDAAEAQQPETHEGLDLRYGLEIVGIGLVALLATAMIAFIALDWLRHLNGSAAVLFEQFLIAGMWIDYSVGTNVFQHAFMWRMIATGVLIGIVAPLIGTYLVHRQMALIGETLAHTAFAGVAVGFLVIAVTGWEGSLLIVALIVSILGALGVQWLTEHTNTFGDVPIAIMLTGSFAVGTLLISWGRGTMSVAIDIEGWLFGSLSVVPSGGARMMAVLTVSVVAVIALTYKQLLFITFDEQAARVAQLNVTAYNTLLVVMTAVVVVGAMQILGVILVAGMLVIPVAAASQIANSFRETLFLSILFGQVSILGGFAFALSQSLPPGGSIIVVAICCYLATIALSSRSGVALSMH; encoded by the coding sequence ATGAGCGGGGACGAACGCGCCTCAGGAGCACGCGACGCTGCGGAGGCACAGCAACCGGAGACACACGAGGGGCTCGATCTTCGCTACGGCCTCGAGATCGTCGGGATCGGCCTCGTTGCGCTGCTTGCAACGGCGATGATCGCGTTTATCGCCCTCGACTGGTTGCGCCACCTCAACGGCAGTGCGGCGGTGCTCTTCGAGCAGTTCCTCATCGCTGGCATGTGGATTGACTACTCGGTTGGGACAAACGTCTTCCAGCACGCGTTTATGTGGCGAATGATCGCCACTGGCGTCCTCATCGGAATCGTCGCGCCGCTAATCGGGACCTACCTCGTCCACCGGCAAATGGCGCTGATCGGTGAGACGCTCGCCCATACCGCGTTCGCGGGCGTTGCAGTCGGCTTCCTTGTCATCGCCGTGACGGGCTGGGAGGGCTCGCTGTTGATCGTCGCACTCATTGTCAGCATACTCGGTGCACTCGGCGTCCAGTGGCTGACCGAACACACCAACACGTTCGGTGACGTGCCGATTGCAATCATGCTCACCGGGAGTTTCGCTGTTGGGACGTTGCTGATTAGCTGGGGGCGAGGGACGATGTCGGTTGCCATCGATATCGAGGGCTGGCTCTTTGGGAGCCTCTCGGTTGTGCCATCCGGTGGCGCGCGTATGATGGCAGTTCTCACGGTGTCCGTCGTCGCCGTCATCGCGTTGACGTACAAACAACTGCTGTTTATCACGTTCGACGAGCAGGCGGCCCGCGTCGCCCAACTCAACGTCACCGCCTACAACACTCTGCTGGTCGTTATGACTGCCGTCGTCGTCGTCGGCGCGATGCAGATTCTCGGTGTGATCCTCGTCGCCGGGATGCTCGTTATTCCCGTCGCGGCTGCCTCACAGATCGCCAATAGCTTCCGTGAAACGCTGTTTCTCTCGATTCTGTTCGGCCAGGTCTCGATACTTGGCGGCTTTGCGTTCGCGCTCAGTCAGAGTCTCCCACCCGGTGGTTCGATTATCGTCGTCGCAATCTGTTGTTATCTCGCAACAATTGCGCTCTCGAGTCGCTCTGGTGTTGCACTCTCCATGCATTAA